AGCCACGGACCTCTCTCGTTTAGGGGAACTCCGAGTCCTGTTTCGACATCAAGCGCATGTTTTGCGAGGATAGCCATGTGACCGTCCATGCCCATTGGACGCAAAACAAGGACGATCGCGGCTCGGCGGTCATGGACATTTTTTGTCTGGAAGACGGTCGTATCGTGGAGCACCGGGATGTTATCCAGCCCATCCCCGAGGACATCGCACACGACAACATGATGTTCTGAGCGACATAAAAGACCGCCTTGATCGGCGGTAATCTGGCGTCGGCCCTGATCCGAGGCTTGATCGCCGTTGGCGGGAAGGGTCGCCGGGCGATTGAGCTCGCCATTCCCTTCCCCGCAACATCTTCCTCGCACCTCGGGCAATTTACCGATGACCGTTATGCACTTCTAATTGGTTCGGGCCGACTTCGACGGTCAGGCAGGGTTTGCAGAACCTATCATTTCCGCACTGGATGCGCGGCATTTTCCCAGAGCGTCTTCGCAACCTCTCTCACCACGTCTCCCGAGCGAGCTTGCCCGTTCGTGGTGCCGGCTCTATCCGGGAGGGATGGGAGTGGAGGTGAAGAAGGCGCGGCGGGTTACCTCGATCGATGTCGCCGAGGCTGCTGGTGTGAGCCAGTCGACCGTCAGCCGTGCGCTGTCCGGATGCGACAGCATTACGGAGGCGACGCGCAGCCGCGTGATCGAGGCCGCGCGCAAGCTCCAGTACCGCGTCAACGAACATGCAGCGCGCCTGCGCCGCGGCAGCACCGGCACGCTGGCCGTAATCGTGATCGGCCGGGCGGGCGCTGCGCCGGGCGCGATCAATCCGTTCCATTACAAACTGCTGGGCGCGGTCTGCGCAGAAGCTTCGGCACGCGGGCTCGATGCGCTCGTCTCGTTCCAGTGCGACCCCGCGCAGTTCTACCATGACTATATCGAGAGCGGGCAGGCCGACGGAATCATCCTGATCGGGACGACGGTGAACACGCCTGCCTGGGATTTCCACGCCCCGCTGCTGGAACGGGCGAACGTGTCGAGCTGGGCCTCGCCGTTCGACAAGGAAGTGGAAATCCGGTCCGACAATGCAAGCGCTGCCCGTATTGCGGTGGAGCGGCTCGTGCGCGCGAGGCACCGTTCCGTCACCTTCGTCGGCCAGCCCACGGGCGACCAGCCCCAGTTCGGCGAGCGGTATCGCGGCATGGTCGCGGCGGCGGAAGAAGCGGGGCTTGCCCATGACTGTATCGTGCCGCCCAACAATGCCACGCGGGCAGAGGAAGGACGCGCCGCGATCCAGGCGCTCATGGCCTCCGGCAAGCCGATGGATGCCCTGTTCTTCGCCTGCGACGCGCAGGCGCTGGGCGGTCTCGGCGCGTTGGCAGAGGCCGGGTGCGACGTGCCCGGGGCTGTCGGCGTCATCGGTTTTGATGGAGTGGAGGGCGGGGCGCACAGCAACCCGCCGCTCACCACGATAGAACCGGATTTCGCGCAGGCCGCCCGCCTGCTGGTCGAACGCAGCCTGTCGGGCGAGGAGCCTCAAGAGGGCGAGGGCGAGACGGCCCGCGCACCGGTCCGCCTGGTGGAACGGGCCAGCGTTTCGCGCTGAAGCGCGCGGGATTTCGC
This is a stretch of genomic DNA from Erythrobacteraceae bacterium WH01K. It encodes these proteins:
- a CDS encoding LacI family DNA-binding transcriptional regulator codes for the protein MGVEVKKARRVTSIDVAEAAGVSQSTVSRALSGCDSITEATRSRVIEAARKLQYRVNEHAARLRRGSTGTLAVIVIGRAGAAPGAINPFHYKLLGAVCAEASARGLDALVSFQCDPAQFYHDYIESGQADGIILIGTTVNTPAWDFHAPLLERANVSSWASPFDKEVEIRSDNASAARIAVERLVRARHRSVTFVGQPTGDQPQFGERYRGMVAAAEEAGLAHDCIVPPNNATRAEEGRAAIQALMASGKPMDALFFACDAQALGGLGALAEAGCDVPGAVGVIGFDGVEGGAHSNPPLTTIEPDFAQAARLLVERSLSGEEPQEGEGETARAPVRLVERASVSR